One Lactobacillus sp. ESL0785 DNA window includes the following coding sequences:
- the smpB gene encoding SsrA-binding protein SmpB: MKEKNENLIAQNKKAHHDYFIKDTYEAGIALTGTEIKSVRARRITLRDGYVQVINGSAFLENVHISEYKEGNRYNHEPLRSRRLLLHKKELARLAKEQQERGVTIVPLKVYLKHGFAKVLIGVGQGKKQYDKRETIKKRDQERELRRKYKV, encoded by the coding sequence ATGAAAGAAAAAAATGAAAACTTAATTGCTCAAAATAAAAAAGCGCATCATGATTATTTCATCAAGGATACCTATGAAGCAGGAATTGCACTAACTGGTACTGAAATCAAATCGGTACGCGCTCGTAGAATTACGCTGCGTGATGGTTATGTTCAGGTGATTAATGGTTCGGCTTTTTTAGAAAATGTGCATATCAGTGAGTATAAAGAAGGTAACCGTTATAATCATGAACCACTTCGTAGTCGTCGCCTGCTGTTACATAAAAAAGAATTAGCGCGCTTGGCTAAGGAACAGCAAGAACGTGGGGTTACGATTGTACCGCTTAAAGTATACTTAAAGCATGGCTTTGCCAAGGTTCTGATTGGCGTTGGTCAAGGTAAAAAGCAATATGATAAGCGCGAAACAATTAAGAAACGCGATCAAGAACGTGAACTTCGCCGTAAGTATAAAGTTTAA
- a CDS encoding glycosyltransferase family 4 protein: protein MNIGIFTDTYFPQISGVATSIKTLKDALEAEGHNVFIFTTTDPHVKKGTVEANVFRFSSVPFISFTARRVAFRGFFEATKVAREVKLDVVHTQTEFALGMIGKYVAHQLKIPAIHTYHTMYEDYLHYVLNGHLLRPYHVKQFTNVFLKNMDGVIAPSKRVEALLYRYGVSIPMRVIPTGVDIKEMNQAAIHDVRQELGIAKDAPVLLTLSRIASEKKIDRILNAMPEIIDEFPTVRLVIAGDGPDVDDLKQQVERLTLEDYVIFAGNVLHEDVGAYYRMANLFVSASDTETQGLTYIEALAAGTKCVVYDTDYTEHVFDDPDFGQVFTQPSEMLTDILGYLRQGQYTIPKEKLTAKLDQISAEHFGRSVHQFYQEVIDNYKEESND from the coding sequence ATGAATATTGGTATTTTTACCGATACATATTTTCCACAAATTAGTGGTGTGGCAACATCGATTAAAACGCTTAAGGATGCCCTTGAAGCAGAGGGGCATAATGTTTTTATTTTTACAACGACTGATCCACATGTCAAAAAAGGGACAGTTGAAGCTAATGTCTTTCGTTTTAGCAGTGTACCGTTTATTTCATTTACTGCTCGTCGAGTGGCCTTTCGCGGCTTTTTTGAAGCAACTAAGGTTGCTCGTGAGGTTAAGCTAGATGTTGTTCATACACAAACTGAATTTGCATTAGGAATGATTGGTAAGTATGTTGCCCATCAACTTAAAATTCCGGCAATTCATACCTATCACACAATGTATGAAGATTATCTGCATTATGTTCTGAATGGCCATTTACTGCGGCCATATCACGTTAAGCAATTTACCAATGTTTTTCTTAAAAATATGGACGGTGTAATTGCCCCAAGTAAGCGCGTAGAAGCTCTTTTGTACCGCTATGGTGTAAGTATACCTATGCGCGTAATTCCGACTGGTGTGGACATTAAAGAAATGAATCAAGCGGCAATTCATGATGTTCGTCAAGAACTTGGAATTGCTAAAGACGCTCCCGTTCTATTAACGCTCAGTCGCATTGCAAGTGAGAAAAAAATTGACCGGATATTGAATGCAATGCCTGAAATCATTGATGAATTTCCAACGGTACGCTTAGTAATCGCTGGCGATGGTCCAGATGTTGATGATCTCAAACAGCAAGTTGAACGTCTAACTCTCGAAGATTATGTTATTTTTGCCGGTAATGTTTTGCATGAAGATGTGGGTGCTTATTATCGAATGGCCAATCTTTTTGTATCTGCTAGTGATACGGAAACGCAGGGCTTGACTTACATTGAAGCCTTGGCTGCTGGAACCAAGTGTGTTGTTTATGATACGGATTATACTGAACACGTTTTTGATGATCCTGATTTTGGTCAAGTGTTTACTCAGCCAAGTGAGATGCTGACAGATATTCTAGGTTATTTGCGGCAGGGACAATACACAATTCCTAAAGAAAAATTGACTGCTAAACTTGACCAAATTTCAGCCGAACATTTTGGTAGGAGTGTTCATCAGTTTTACCAGGAAGTAATTGATAACTATAAAGAGGAATCTAATGATTAG
- a CDS encoding glycosyltransferase family 4 protein, which translates to MIRINMFSQAASVKGQGVGSAYNELIGLLRTRLVDEFYVTNNKYGASDLTHYHTINPTYFANSFSPSRGRKIGYVHFLPETLEGSIKLPGFAKKVFYKYVIDFYKRMDQIVVVNPIFIDKLVKYGIKRDRVKYIPNFVSKTEFYPERQEKKNAFRHQLGIPLDKFVVFGDGQVQARKGVDDFVKMATANPDIQFIWAGGFSFGKITDGYDHFKKLVDNPPANLKFTGIIERAELVDYLNIADLFVLPSYDELFPMSVLEAFSCGTPVLLRDLDLYQAIISGYYLSGPDFEAMNAQLQRIVNDKELLNKYQNLSNLASQKYSEEHLAQIWNNFYHEQYEIGKRMGQIH; encoded by the coding sequence ATGATTAGAATAAATATGTTCTCTCAAGCTGCTTCAGTTAAAGGCCAGGGTGTTGGCTCAGCCTATAACGAATTAATTGGCTTACTTAGGACACGCTTAGTTGATGAGTTTTATGTGACCAATAATAAGTATGGTGCAAGTGATTTAACGCATTACCATACGATTAATCCCACGTATTTTGCTAATAGCTTTTCACCGAGTCGTGGTCGTAAAATTGGCTACGTGCATTTTTTGCCGGAAACTTTGGAAGGTTCAATTAAGTTACCCGGTTTTGCTAAAAAAGTTTTTTACAAGTATGTAATTGATTTTTATAAGCGAATGGATCAAATTGTTGTTGTTAATCCAATTTTTATTGATAAATTGGTTAAGTATGGCATTAAACGTGACCGAGTAAAATATATTCCCAATTTTGTTTCGAAGACGGAATTTTATCCTGAGCGGCAAGAGAAGAAAAATGCGTTTCGTCATCAATTGGGGATACCGCTAGACAAATTTGTTGTCTTTGGCGACGGTCAGGTACAAGCTCGTAAGGGTGTTGATGATTTTGTTAAAATGGCTACAGCTAATCCTGATATTCAATTTATTTGGGCTGGTGGTTTCTCTTTTGGAAAAATCACGGATGGGTATGATCATTTTAAAAAATTAGTTGATAATCCACCAGCAAACCTTAAATTTACGGGAATTATTGAGCGTGCAGAATTAGTTGACTACCTCAATATTGCAGATTTATTCGTTTTGCCGTCTTATGATGAGTTGTTCCCGATGTCTGTGCTCGAAGCCTTTAGCTGTGGTACACCAGTTTTGTTGCGAGATTTGGATTTATATCAGGCTATTATTAGTGGCTACTATCTTAGTGGGCCTGATTTTGAGGCGATGAATGCCCAGCTGCAAAGAATAGTTAATGACAAGGAATTGCTGAATAAGTACCAAAATTTGTCTAATTTAGCTAGTCAAAAGTATTCTGAGGAGCATTTGGCACAAATTTGGAATAATTTTTATCATGAACAATATGAAATTGGTAAAAGAATGGGGCAGATCCACTGA
- the secG gene encoding preprotein translocase subunit SecG, with protein MYNLFMTLLIIVSILIVIATMMQPQKQQDALNALSGGAVFSGQTKKRGFEAFMEKVTAVLLVLFFAFAIILAYLSSK; from the coding sequence TTGTACAATTTATTTATGACGCTACTAATTATTGTCTCGATTTTAATCGTGATTGCGACAATGATGCAGCCGCAGAAGCAACAGGATGCATTGAATGCCTTGTCAGGCGGCGCAGTTTTTAGTGGCCAAACGAAGAAACGTGGTTTTGAAGCATTTATGGAAAAAGTAACGGCCGTTTTGCTGGTTCTCTTTTTCGCTTTTGCTATCATATTAGCTTATTTGTCTTCAAAGTAA
- a CDS encoding hemolysin family protein — protein sequence MSTAQILTYLIATLVIFIFAAFFVAAEFALVQTRSSQLEDMLANNNGNRRKVKRALHMVHNLNEYLSTTQVGTTLVGVILGWFSADTFAALFANLLNLTNLNHSLIRSISALLGVILLTYLEVVVTEIVPKNIAIDMPVKMLLELVTPLQCFHTLVYPFVWLLNTSSNGLLKILGFEPADEENQVYSQSEIIKLSRKAVHGGSLDKNDLTYMKRAFELNDKVAKDIMTDRTRLIVINSTDTIAQALKTYLKEGASRLPVVRNNNKDDIVGYVYAFDVVQQSRIDAQVAVTRIIRTMITVPESMPIQDILHLMIKKHTPIVLVVDEYGGTSGIVTDKDIYEELFGTVKDEIDDVSDDYIIKDKEGKIHVSGKTTLYDFERYFRSDLKSFQNSDIITIGGYMMEHYPDLKKDEAVEFGGFEFKLDSIEQGFMRWFIVKPLAKDTKQKSE from the coding sequence TTGAGTACAGCCCAAATACTTACTTACTTAATAGCGACTTTAGTAATTTTTATCTTTGCTGCATTCTTTGTAGCGGCTGAGTTTGCGTTAGTGCAGACTAGATCAAGCCAGCTAGAAGATATGTTAGCTAATAATAATGGCAACCGCCGCAAGGTGAAGCGTGCACTGCACATGGTGCATAATTTAAATGAATATTTATCAACTACCCAAGTAGGTACGACACTTGTTGGTGTCATTTTGGGTTGGTTTTCAGCAGATACATTTGCAGCTCTTTTTGCTAATTTACTTAATCTAACTAATCTGAACCATTCACTTATTCGTTCAATTAGCGCGTTACTAGGAGTGATTTTGTTAACTTACTTGGAAGTAGTAGTAACTGAAATTGTACCTAAGAATATTGCAATCGATATGCCTGTTAAAATGCTGCTGGAATTAGTAACACCATTACAATGTTTTCACACACTTGTTTATCCTTTTGTTTGGTTGCTTAATACTAGTTCTAATGGCTTGTTGAAAATTTTAGGCTTTGAACCTGCTGATGAAGAAAATCAGGTTTATTCACAATCCGAAATTATTAAGTTATCACGTAAGGCAGTTCATGGTGGCTCACTTGATAAGAATGACTTAACTTATATGAAGCGGGCATTTGAATTAAATGATAAGGTTGCCAAAGATATTATGACTGATCGTACGCGATTGATTGTGATTAATTCGACTGATACAATTGCGCAAGCATTGAAAACATACCTTAAAGAAGGCGCGAGCAGATTACCAGTTGTGCGTAACAATAATAAAGATGACATTGTTGGTTATGTTTATGCTTTTGATGTTGTGCAGCAGAGTCGCATTGATGCTCAGGTAGCCGTTACTCGGATCATTCGGACAATGATTACAGTTCCGGAATCAATGCCAATTCAAGATATTCTGCATTTAATGATCAAAAAGCATACACCAATTGTACTCGTAGTAGATGAGTATGGTGGAACAAGCGGTATCGTCACAGATAAGGACATTTATGAAGAATTGTTCGGTACTGTTAAGGATGAAATTGATGATGTATCCGATGATTACATTATCAAAGATAAAGAAGGTAAAATTCATGTGTCTGGCAAGACTACCTTATATGACTTTGAACGTTATTTCAGAAGTGATTTAAAGAGCTTTCAAAATAGTGATATCATAACAATTGGTGGTTATATGATGGAGCATTATCCAGATCTTAAAAAGGATGAAGCAGTTGAATTTGGTGGCTTTGAATTTAAACTTGACAGCATTGAACAGGGCTTTATGCGCTGGTTTATTGTGAAGCCATTGGCTAAGGATACCAAGCAAAAATCTGAATAA
- a CDS encoding lysylphosphatidylglycerol synthase transmembrane domain-containing protein: MNKKHLWGILIVLAISSGVLFVDLKETPVAQLLAAAKKINLWSLIAVFGLMLLSYVFEASILAVLAHRKNEPKRSKWSFMRIPLIQALFNAITPMSTGGQPSQLAAMVQMGIEGGRATSLLLMKFIIYQIVVFLAYVVTIISGFHMVVTKFAGLAFFIAIGFLIHVSSIIFLLAILFAYNWTKKAADWLMNLLAKVINPQRVAVWRQATMVKIDTFYRESQKLKKEKTKLLLSGVFTILQLLCFYSIPYLVLVTLNVPANWASVTQMNIMIIMFMAIIPIPGASGGAEYSFQTLFATFISTNGTLVLGMFLWRFVTYFFGMILGIFGWIFKPQKIISPAND; this comes from the coding sequence ATGAATAAAAAACATTTGTGGGGAATACTTATTGTCTTAGCAATCAGCAGCGGTGTTTTGTTTGTTGACTTAAAAGAAACGCCAGTAGCACAACTTTTAGCGGCAGCAAAGAAAATCAATCTTTGGAGTTTAATTGCTGTTTTTGGTTTAATGTTATTATCTTATGTTTTTGAAGCAAGTATTTTGGCAGTCTTAGCACATAGAAAGAATGAGCCTAAGCGTTCAAAATGGTCATTTATGAGGATTCCACTTATTCAAGCCTTATTTAATGCCATCACACCAATGTCGACGGGTGGACAGCCATCACAATTAGCGGCTATGGTACAAATGGGTATTGAAGGTGGTCGTGCAACATCACTATTGCTGATGAAATTTATTATTTATCAAATAGTAGTATTTTTAGCTTATGTTGTGACCATTATCAGCGGGTTTCATATGGTCGTAACTAAATTTGCCGGACTTGCATTTTTTATTGCAATTGGCTTTTTAATTCATGTTAGCTCGATCATTTTTTTACTAGCGATTTTATTTGCTTATAATTGGACTAAAAAAGCAGCTGATTGGTTAATGAATCTGCTGGCAAAAGTGATTAATCCGCAACGTGTCGCTGTTTGGCGGCAAGCGACAATGGTTAAAATTGATACTTTTTATCGTGAAAGTCAAAAATTAAAAAAAGAAAAAACCAAGCTGCTTTTAAGTGGTGTGTTTACGATTTTACAGTTGCTTTGTTTTTATTCAATTCCGTATCTGGTATTAGTAACCTTGAATGTACCAGCTAACTGGGCTAGTGTAACGCAAATGAATATTATGATTATTATGTTTATGGCAATTATTCCGATTCCAGGAGCTTCAGGTGGTGCTGAATACAGTTTTCAGACGCTCTTTGCTACTTTTATTTCAACTAATGGGACCTTGGTTTTAGGGATGTTTTTGTGGCGGTTTGTGACGTATTTCTTTGGGATGATTCTAGGAATTTTCGGTTGGATATTTAAACCACAAAAAATTATTAGTCCGGCAAATGATTAA
- a CDS encoding nitroreductase has product MEFNNVYNHERVTRKFTNRKVNEKLLAKIIREAQQSPSLLNSQPWRIYMVTGDALSGLKKEVAEQIKNHINPHEDFATMLSLNWDSYPSQNMAAVGASQPYFFRNRMELFTQANDTMFNAQDVAFLTIPRTSPAWSVFDLGIFAQSIMLLALDEGLSVMPAHSMVSYPELVRKYGKIPENELVGMAIGLGYKDKSAEVNDPKFYPDRLPFEKIYKLVK; this is encoded by the coding sequence ATGGAATTTAATAATGTATATAATCATGAACGTGTAACGCGTAAGTTTACTAATCGTAAAGTTAATGAAAAATTACTTGCTAAAATAATCAGAGAAGCACAGCAATCACCATCATTACTTAATTCACAACCATGGCGTATCTATATGGTAACCGGCGATGCACTTAGCGGTTTAAAGAAGGAAGTTGCCGAGCAAATCAAGAATCATATTAATCCCCATGAAGATTTTGCGACGATGTTGTCACTTAATTGGGATTCATATCCGAGTCAAAATATGGCAGCAGTTGGTGCGTCACAGCCATACTTTTTCCGCAATCGCATGGAATTGTTTACGCAAGCTAATGATACAATGTTTAACGCACAGGATGTTGCTTTTTTGACAATTCCGCGAACGTCACCTGCTTGGTCAGTTTTTGATTTAGGGATTTTTGCGCAGAGTATTATGTTGCTGGCACTTGATGAAGGATTGTCAGTAATGCCGGCACACTCGATGGTTTCGTATCCTGAATTGGTGCGTAAGTATGGTAAGATTCCAGAAAATGAGTTAGTGGGGATGGCAATTGGCCTTGGCTATAAAGATAAATCAGCAGAAGTTAATGATCCAAAATTTTATCCAGATCGATTACCATTTGAAAAAATTTATAAATTAGTTAAGTAA
- the rnr gene encoding ribonuclease R, whose amino-acid sequence MAQNEKILANVLEIFRRNPKSQYQVEQIDRMLRRDRLGSFSDIVKALSFLEQEKKIITDGNGHYQLAQENTEVEGTFKANDKGFGFVKLEDEETDDIFVASDYTAYAIDGDKVRVKITAGGNPWNGKGPEGQVEEIIERSLETLVGEFHPLTDAQVKISHFVGYVLSTNKKLHKYRVYVGEDGLRPQMGDMVKVTIANYPSKDNPDSMAGLVIDIIGNKNDPGVDIMSIVSAHDVRTEWPEDTMAQANAIPDHIEAQERANREDITAQPAVTIDGDDSKDFDDAVVLWKLPNGNYHLGVHIADVSHYVTEKTPLDEEAFARGNSTYLVDRVIPMLPFRLSNGICSLNEGQDRLVLSCEMEITPAGDRVNYRIHPSVMRSHGRLTYNNVNKALDPNNTEQLEEKYIKLRPMLQDMAELHNALYKKRHERGAIDFEEPEAKIVVDEQGKPTDIVLHDRGTAEKMIESFMLIANETVAEDFFKKHVPFLYRVHETPDGERIKSFFEFCSAFGLNIKADPNHVKPIDLQKVVAKTMDTPEEAVVQMMMLRSLKQAHYSEEALGHFGLAAKFYTHFTSPIRRYSDLMVHRMIHAYSDQGTGKEVQQHFANYLPDVADQTSTQERVSVDTEREVNDLKMTEYMADQVGQHFDAVVSSVTSFGMFIQLPNTVEGLVHISNLTDDFYSFNEKSLTLTGRGTHKQYRVGMPIKVTLINANVEQHQLDFEVYDPNAPKHPHNSRGNNNRRRGNRGFHNDHGHRGGHNGNSRNGHGGFHKNGNHPHFSKYKH is encoded by the coding sequence ATGGCACAAAATGAAAAGATCTTAGCTAATGTTTTAGAAATCTTTCGCCGTAATCCCAAAAGTCAATATCAAGTAGAGCAGATTGATCGAATGTTGCGGCGAGATCGTCTAGGCAGTTTTTCAGATATTGTTAAGGCTCTTTCTTTTTTGGAACAAGAAAAAAAGATTATTACCGATGGTAATGGTCATTATCAATTGGCACAGGAAAATACTGAAGTTGAAGGGACTTTCAAGGCTAATGATAAGGGGTTTGGCTTTGTAAAATTAGAAGATGAAGAGACTGATGATATTTTTGTTGCTAGTGATTATACCGCCTATGCAATTGATGGTGATAAGGTTCGCGTTAAAATTACAGCTGGTGGTAATCCATGGAATGGTAAGGGACCAGAAGGTCAAGTTGAGGAAATCATTGAGCGTAGTCTCGAGACCTTGGTTGGGGAATTTCATCCTTTAACTGATGCGCAGGTAAAAATAAGTCATTTTGTTGGCTATGTTTTGAGTACCAATAAAAAGCTGCATAAGTACCGTGTTTATGTCGGTGAAGATGGTTTAAGACCGCAAATGGGTGATATGGTTAAAGTCACCATTGCTAATTATCCAAGTAAGGATAACCCTGATTCAATGGCAGGATTAGTTATTGATATTATTGGTAATAAGAACGATCCCGGTGTTGATATTATGTCAATTGTATCCGCTCATGATGTACGGACAGAATGGCCAGAAGATACGATGGCGCAGGCCAATGCTATTCCAGACCATATTGAAGCGCAAGAGCGTGCTAATCGTGAGGATATTACGGCTCAACCGGCAGTTACTATTGACGGCGATGATTCTAAGGACTTTGATGATGCCGTTGTTTTATGGAAATTACCTAATGGTAATTATCATTTGGGCGTTCATATTGCCGATGTTTCTCACTATGTGACAGAAAAAACACCACTTGATGAAGAAGCTTTTGCTCGAGGTAATAGTACATACTTAGTTGACCGCGTAATTCCAATGCTACCGTTTCGATTATCTAACGGAATTTGTTCATTGAATGAGGGCCAAGATCGGTTAGTTTTATCTTGTGAAATGGAAATTACGCCAGCAGGCGATCGGGTTAATTACCGGATTCATCCGTCGGTAATGCGGTCGCATGGACGTTTAACTTATAATAATGTTAATAAGGCCCTTGATCCAAATAACACTGAACAATTAGAAGAAAAATACATTAAATTGCGGCCAATGTTGCAAGACATGGCAGAATTGCATAATGCTTTATACAAAAAGCGCCATGAGCGTGGGGCAATTGACTTTGAAGAACCAGAAGCTAAAATTGTCGTTGATGAGCAGGGTAAACCAACTGATATTGTTTTACATGATCGTGGTACTGCCGAAAAAATGATTGAGTCATTCATGTTAATTGCCAATGAAACAGTTGCTGAAGATTTTTTCAAAAAGCATGTTCCCTTTTTGTATCGAGTTCACGAAACTCCAGATGGTGAAAGAATTAAGAGCTTCTTTGAATTTTGTAGTGCCTTTGGTTTGAATATTAAAGCTGATCCTAATCATGTAAAGCCGATTGATTTGCAGAAGGTTGTTGCTAAGACAATGGACACTCCTGAAGAAGCTGTTGTGCAGATGATGATGCTGCGTAGTTTGAAGCAAGCCCATTATTCTGAAGAAGCACTGGGTCACTTTGGGTTAGCTGCTAAGTTCTATACTCACTTTACTTCACCAATTAGACGGTATTCTGATTTAATGGTGCACCGCATGATTCATGCGTATAGTGACCAAGGAACTGGTAAAGAAGTGCAGCAACATTTTGCTAATTATTTGCCAGATGTAGCTGATCAAACTTCAACACAAGAACGAGTTTCTGTTGATACTGAGCGTGAAGTTAATGATTTAAAGATGACTGAGTATATGGCCGATCAAGTGGGGCAACATTTTGATGCGGTAGTTTCATCTGTTACAAGTTTTGGAATGTTTATTCAACTACCGAATACCGTTGAAGGCTTAGTTCATATTTCGAATTTAACTGATGACTTTTATAGTTTTAACGAAAAGAGTTTAACTTTAACTGGGCGTGGTACGCACAAACAATATCGAGTAGGGATGCCAATCAAGGTAACCTTAATTAATGCTAATGTTGAACAACATCAGTTAGATTTTGAAGTCTATGATCCTAACGCACCGAAGCATCCACATAATAGCCGTGGTAACAATAACCGGCGGCGCGGCAATCGCGGCTTTCACAATGATCATGGTCATCGCGGCGGACATAATGGTAATAGTCGTAATGGACATGGTGGTTTTCATAAAAACGGAAATCATCCGCATTTTAGTAAATATAAGCACTAG
- a CDS encoding LTA synthase family protein: MTRIKSFLQRLTGTKLGFFTIVLVTFWLKTYAIYLTKFNLGAVGATQNFLLLLNPLPAGLLLLGIGLFFKGRKSYWIVIAIDFVLSLWLFANILYYREFSNFLSLSIIKTSGSTADNLGKSIVGITHATDFLTFIDVGAIICLLCSGIIKYDLRPFKLKFNLLLEGLAVVLIGLNVLMAQKDRSGLLTRTFDNNYIVKYLGMNDYAVYDGFKTAQTSAQMAKANVSDLSSVQKYLQANYVKPNPQYTGVAKGKNVLVIHLESFQQFLIGYKWKGKAVTPNLSKLYHAKDTLSFANFYNQVGQGKTSDAEMMLENSLYGLQSGSAMSSYGTSNTFESAPAILNQRAGYTTAVMHGGAGSFWNRNNAYKQFGYQYFMPLSYYQNKPKYYVGYGLKDKIFFDQSIKYIERLPQPFYLKLITVTNHYPYDIDKKNQTIAKTDTGDETVDGYVQTAHYLDQAIGELMHWLKKTGLDKKTLVVLYGDHYGISGNHHKASAQLLKQDEFTDFDNLKFQRVPLMFHMAGLKGGIRKTYGGEIDVLPTLLNLLGINNQGTIQFGHDLLSNKAPQIVAQRNGDFITPQYAKVSGTYYDTKTGTELVAPNKKLKLKLTAISNKVTTQLSLSDRVIDGNLLRFYKPKWFKKVKARDYDYNKDKALKKLFKPVKSSLWYQNHRKSTQSKFKTDAPELKK, from the coding sequence ATGACACGGATCAAGTCTTTTTTGCAAAGGTTGACAGGAACCAAATTAGGCTTTTTCACTATTGTTTTAGTGACTTTTTGGCTGAAAACATACGCAATCTATTTAACAAAATTTAATTTGGGAGCAGTAGGAGCAACTCAAAATTTTTTACTCTTACTTAATCCATTACCAGCAGGCTTGCTTCTATTAGGAATTGGTTTATTCTTTAAGGGCCGCAAATCGTATTGGATTGTTATTGCAATTGATTTTGTACTGAGCTTATGGTTATTTGCTAACATTTTGTATTACCGTGAGTTTTCAAATTTTTTATCGTTATCAATTATTAAGACTTCGGGTTCAACTGCAGATAATCTTGGTAAAAGTATTGTTGGGATTACACACGCTACTGACTTTCTAACGTTTATTGATGTAGGTGCGATTATTTGTTTACTTTGTAGTGGCATTATTAAGTATGACTTACGACCATTTAAGTTGAAATTCAATCTATTATTAGAAGGATTAGCCGTAGTTTTAATTGGTCTTAACGTATTAATGGCACAAAAAGACCGTTCGGGTTTATTGACGCGGACGTTTGATAATAATTATATTGTTAAGTATCTGGGGATGAACGATTATGCTGTCTATGATGGCTTTAAGACTGCACAGACAAGTGCCCAGATGGCTAAAGCAAATGTTTCGGATTTGAGTTCGGTGCAAAAATATCTGCAGGCAAATTATGTTAAGCCGAATCCGCAATATACTGGTGTAGCTAAGGGGAAAAATGTCCTAGTTATTCACTTAGAAAGTTTTCAGCAATTTTTGATTGGGTATAAATGGAAGGGAAAGGCAGTTACGCCTAACCTAAGTAAGTTATATCATGCTAAAGATACTTTGAGTTTTGCTAACTTTTATAATCAAGTCGGTCAAGGTAAGACATCTGATGCTGAAATGATGTTGGAAAATTCGCTTTATGGTTTGCAATCAGGCTCTGCAATGTCGAGTTACGGCACGTCGAACACGTTTGAAAGTGCACCAGCGATTTTAAATCAGCGGGCTGGCTATACAACTGCGGTCATGCACGGTGGCGCTGGTTCATTTTGGAATCGTAATAATGCCTATAAGCAATTTGGCTATCAGTATTTTATGCCATTATCTTATTATCAAAATAAGCCGAAATATTATGTTGGCTATGGCTTGAAAGATAAAATCTTTTTTGATCAGTCAATTAAGTATATTGAACGTTTACCGCAGCCATTTTATTTAAAGCTGATTACGGTAACTAACCATTATCCCTATGACATTGATAAGAAAAACCAAACAATTGCAAAGACAGATACTGGGGATGAAACTGTTGACGGCTATGTGCAGACAGCTCATTATTTGGATCAAGCAATTGGTGAGTTAATGCATTGGCTGAAGAAAACAGGACTTGATAAAAAAACTTTAGTTGTATTGTATGGCGATCATTACGGTATTTCAGGTAATCACCACAAGGCAAGTGCACAATTGCTGAAGCAGGATGAATTTACGGATTTTGATAATTTGAAGTTTCAACGGGTGCCATTAATGTTTCATATGGCAGGCCTTAAAGGCGGCATTAGGAAGACTTATGGCGGCGAAATTGATGTTTTACCGACGCTGCTTAATTTATTGGGAATTAATAATCAAGGTACTATTCAGTTTGGCCATGATTTATTAAGTAATAAGGCACCACAGATTGTCGCCCAGCGTAATGGCGACTTTATCACACCGCAATATGCTAAGGTCAGTGGTACTTATTATGATACTAAGACAGGAACAGAACTTGTTGCGCCGAATAAAAAACTCAAATTGAAGTTAACGGCAATTTCCAACAAGGTAACGACGCAGTTATCTTTATCTGATCGTGTAATTGATGGTAATTTGCTGCGCTTTTACAAGCCAAAGTGGTTTAAAAAGGTTAAGGCACGTGATTATGACTATAACAAGGACAAAGCCTTAAAGAAGCTGTTTAAACCTGTTAAATCATCTTTGTGGTATCAGAATCATCGGAAATCAACGCAGTCTAAATTTAAGACAGATGCACCAGAACTTAAAAAATAA